A part of Cervus elaphus chromosome 11, mCerEla1.1, whole genome shotgun sequence genomic DNA contains:
- the LOC122703425 gene encoding cytochrome b-c1 complex subunit 7-like → MAGWPAVASSRWLEGIRKWYYNAAGFNKLGLMQDDTIYENDDVKEAIRRLPENLYNDRVFHIKRALDLSMRQQILPKEQWTKHEEDKFYLEPYLKEVIRERKEREEWAKK, encoded by the coding sequence ATGGCAGGCTGGCCAGCTGTTGCATCAAGCAGGTGGCTGGAGGGTATTCGAAAATGGTATTACAACGCTGCCGGGTTCAATAAACTGGGCTTAATGCAAGATGACACAATATATGAAAATGACGATGTAAAAGAAGCCATAAGAAGGCTTCCTGAGAACCTTTATAATGACAGAGTGTTTCACATTAAGAGAGCACTGGACCTCAGCATGAGGCAGCAGATCCTGCCTAAAGAGCAGTGGACAAAACATGAGGAGGATAAATTCTACCTTGAACCGTATCTGAAAGAGGTTATtcgggaaagaaaagagagagaagaatgggcAAAGAAATAA
- the FAM161A gene encoding protein FAM161A isoform X3, translating to MHRAAKLAASSLQTPVSPNTGARVAQYERKDPLNFLSAAAAAMEEEEEEEEKEAAARLARAPADFNTSMSRVNEQKHISHEDFVDFSDIYHSNEEYFRKLEELKAAHIETMAKLEKLYQNKLNLKEIQPPVTREETASVSSRSVSENSYHPVSLMTSISEPDLSQSSSLIVSSSEEELPSLEKKYSEKSSMMTYAKELINNMWTNFSVEDYIQFEDVNLPALEKQRKKPKEWVPRITVPEPFQMTVREQKKKEENMKSKSDIEMVHKLLKKQEEESECKKKFRANPVPAFVFLPLYHDIVKQNEMRRKAMKERNKEALLASQKPFKFVAREEQKQAVREKQLKDFFKSKKKTNRFKARPIPRSTYGSTLNDKLTEEALYKNIRAQQRTQDFLQNPSPLPYSPARRSFATRKSRGPEQAEKSKYKHRVRCQTADSEGLPERYQKHHSEQKCPKFLTVCEPSDLQAASHSSTKREKILADIEADEENLKETRWPYLSPRRKSPVRDTNTKPAPCSCNPPTPTVSSRGREQATRRSLEEKKMLEEERHRILTKQKQRMKELQKLLTIRAKAYDSHESLAQMSKSRIKALRKSEKERMREYRRELEEREEKLKNRPLLFERVAQKNARTAAEKHYSNTLKALGLSDEFVSKKGQSGKIFEYFSDQEMKNFTEDKESFNEEEKIEERENGEENYLTDTNSQDSCKETDEVNEENGKEKCVEE from the exons GCTGATTTTAACACCAGCATGTCTAGGGTGAATGAACAAAAACATATAAGCCATGAGGATTTTGTGGACTTTTCTGATATTTACCACTCTAATGAAGAGTATTTCAGGAAACTAGAAGAGCTGAAGGCAGCCCATATAGAAACTATGGCAAAGTTAGAGAAATTGTACcagaataaattaaatttaaaggaaATTCAGCCACCAGTCACCAGAGAAGAAACTGCTAGTGTCTCTTCCAG GTCTGTATCAGAGAACTCCTATCACCCTGTCTCATTAATGACATCAATTTCAGAACCTGATCTAAGTCAGTCTTCCTCCTTGATTGTGTCTTCCTCTGAAGAAGAGTTGCCCAGCTTAGAAAAAAAGTATTCTGAGAAAAGCAGTATGATGACCTATGCTAAGGAGCTCATCAACAACATGTGGACAAACTTCAGTGTAGAAGATTATATCCAGTTTGAAGATGTCAACCTGCCAGcacttgaaaaacaaagaaagaaaccgAAAGAATGGGTGCCAAGGATTACAGTACCCGAGCCTTTTCAAATGACAGTTAGagagcagaagaaaaaagaagagaacatgAAATCGAAATCAGATATTGAAATGGTACACAAACTGCTCAAGAAGCAAGAAGAGGAGTCAGAGTGTAAGAAAAAATTTCGAGCCAACCCAGTTCCTGCGTTTGTCTTTCTCCCCCTTTATCATGATATAGTCAAGCAAAATGAGATGCGGAGGAAGGCTATGAAGGAGAGAAACAAAGAAGCTCTTTTGGCCTCTCAAAAGCCCTTTAAGTTTGTTGCAAGGGAGGAACAGAAGCAAGCAGTTCGGGAAAAGCAGCTGAAAGACTTTTTTAagtctaaaaagaaaacaaatcgtTTTAAAGCCAGACCTATACCTCGCTCTACTTATGGTTCAACACTCAATGACAAGTTAACAGAAGAAGCACTCTATAAAAACATTAGGGCGCAGCAGAGAACTCAAGACTTTTTACAGAATCCATCCCCTCTGCCTTACAGTCCGGCTCGCAGGAGTTTTGCTACAAGGAAGTCCAGGGGTCCTGAacaggctgagaagtccaagtaCAAACACAGGGTTAGGTGCCAGACTGCTGATTCTGAAGGCCTACCTGAGAGGTATCAGAAACACCACTCAGAACAGAAGTGTCCCAAATTCCTGACAGTCTGTGAACCATCTGACCTTCAGGCAGCCTCACATTCATCcactaaaagagagaaaattttggCAGACATTGAAGCAGATgaagagaatttaaaagaaacacgTTGGCCTTATCTGTCTCCAAGGCGCAAGTCACCAGTAAGGGATACAAACACAAAGCCTGCACCTTGTAGCTGCAACCCTCCAACGCCCACGGTGTCCTCCCGAGGAAGAGAGCAAGCCACAAG GAGATCActtgaggaaaagaaaatgttggaAGAAGAGAGACATCGGATCTTAACTAAGCAGAAGCAAAGAATGAAAGAATTGCAGAAACTCCTGACAATCCGGGCTAAGGCTTATGACTCACACGAGAGTTTAGCTCAGATGTCTAAATCCAGAATAAAAGCTCTCAG AAAGAGTGAAAAGGAAAGGATGAGAGAATACCGACGAGAactagaagaaagagaagaaaaattaaaaaacaggccGCTGCTATTTGAAAGAGTTGCTCAG AAAAATGCAAGAACGGCAGCAGAAAAGCATTATTCTAACACTTTAAAAGCACTAGGACTATCTGATGAGTTTGTTTCAAAGAAAGGCCAAAGTGGAAAAATATTTGAGTACTTCAGCGATCAAGAGATGAAAAATTTCACAGAAGATAAAGAAAG ctttaatgaagaagaaaaaatagaagaaagagagaatgggGAAGAAAATTATCTTACTGATACCAACAGCCAAGATTCTTGCAAGGAAACAGATGAAGTCAATgaagagaatggaaaagagaaaTGTGTTGAAGAATAA
- the FAM161A gene encoding protein FAM161A isoform X1: MHRAAKLAASSLQTPVSPNTGARVAQYERKDPLNFLSAAAAAMEEEEEEEEKEAAARLARAPADFNTSMSRVNEQKHISHEDFVDFSDIYHSNEEYFRKLEELKAAHIETMAKLEKLYQNKLNLKEIQPPVTREETASVSSRSVSENSYHPVSLMTSISEPDLSQSSSLIVSSSEEELPSLEKKYSEKSSMMTYAKELINNMWTNFSVEDYIQFEDVNLPALEKQRKKPKEWVPRITVPEPFQMTVREQKKKEENMKSKSDIEMVHKLLKKQEEESECKKKFRANPVPAFVFLPLYHDIVKQNEMRRKAMKERNKEALLASQKPFKFVAREEQKQAVREKQLKDFFKSKKKTNRFKARPIPRSTYGSTLNDKLTEEALYKNIRAQQRTQDFLQNPSPLPYSPARRSFATRKSRGPEQAEKSKYKHRVRCQTADSEGLPERYQKHHSEQKCPKFLTVCEPSDLQAASHSSTKREKILADIEADEENLKETRWPYLSPRRKSPVRDTNTKPAPCSCNPPTPTVSSRGREQATRKSEKERMREYRRELEEREEKLKNRPLLFERVAQKNARTAAEKHYSNTLKALGLSDEFVSKKGQSGKIFEYFSDQEMKNFTEDKESFNEEEKIEERENGEENYLTDTNSQDSCKETDEVNEENGKEKCVEE; this comes from the exons GCTGATTTTAACACCAGCATGTCTAGGGTGAATGAACAAAAACATATAAGCCATGAGGATTTTGTGGACTTTTCTGATATTTACCACTCTAATGAAGAGTATTTCAGGAAACTAGAAGAGCTGAAGGCAGCCCATATAGAAACTATGGCAAAGTTAGAGAAATTGTACcagaataaattaaatttaaaggaaATTCAGCCACCAGTCACCAGAGAAGAAACTGCTAGTGTCTCTTCCAG GTCTGTATCAGAGAACTCCTATCACCCTGTCTCATTAATGACATCAATTTCAGAACCTGATCTAAGTCAGTCTTCCTCCTTGATTGTGTCTTCCTCTGAAGAAGAGTTGCCCAGCTTAGAAAAAAAGTATTCTGAGAAAAGCAGTATGATGACCTATGCTAAGGAGCTCATCAACAACATGTGGACAAACTTCAGTGTAGAAGATTATATCCAGTTTGAAGATGTCAACCTGCCAGcacttgaaaaacaaagaaagaaaccgAAAGAATGGGTGCCAAGGATTACAGTACCCGAGCCTTTTCAAATGACAGTTAGagagcagaagaaaaaagaagagaacatgAAATCGAAATCAGATATTGAAATGGTACACAAACTGCTCAAGAAGCAAGAAGAGGAGTCAGAGTGTAAGAAAAAATTTCGAGCCAACCCAGTTCCTGCGTTTGTCTTTCTCCCCCTTTATCATGATATAGTCAAGCAAAATGAGATGCGGAGGAAGGCTATGAAGGAGAGAAACAAAGAAGCTCTTTTGGCCTCTCAAAAGCCCTTTAAGTTTGTTGCAAGGGAGGAACAGAAGCAAGCAGTTCGGGAAAAGCAGCTGAAAGACTTTTTTAagtctaaaaagaaaacaaatcgtTTTAAAGCCAGACCTATACCTCGCTCTACTTATGGTTCAACACTCAATGACAAGTTAACAGAAGAAGCACTCTATAAAAACATTAGGGCGCAGCAGAGAACTCAAGACTTTTTACAGAATCCATCCCCTCTGCCTTACAGTCCGGCTCGCAGGAGTTTTGCTACAAGGAAGTCCAGGGGTCCTGAacaggctgagaagtccaagtaCAAACACAGGGTTAGGTGCCAGACTGCTGATTCTGAAGGCCTACCTGAGAGGTATCAGAAACACCACTCAGAACAGAAGTGTCCCAAATTCCTGACAGTCTGTGAACCATCTGACCTTCAGGCAGCCTCACATTCATCcactaaaagagagaaaattttggCAGACATTGAAGCAGATgaagagaatttaaaagaaacacgTTGGCCTTATCTGTCTCCAAGGCGCAAGTCACCAGTAAGGGATACAAACACAAAGCCTGCACCTTGTAGCTGCAACCCTCCAACGCCCACGGTGTCCTCCCGAGGAAGAGAGCAAGCCACAAG AAAGAGTGAAAAGGAAAGGATGAGAGAATACCGACGAGAactagaagaaagagaagaaaaattaaaaaacaggccGCTGCTATTTGAAAGAGTTGCTCAG AAAAATGCAAGAACGGCAGCAGAAAAGCATTATTCTAACACTTTAAAAGCACTAGGACTATCTGATGAGTTTGTTTCAAAGAAAGGCCAAAGTGGAAAAATATTTGAGTACTTCAGCGATCAAGAGATGAAAAATTTCACAGAAGATAAAGAAAG ctttaatgaagaagaaaaaatagaagaaagagagaatgggGAAGAAAATTATCTTACTGATACCAACAGCCAAGATTCTTGCAAGGAAACAGATGAAGTCAATgaagagaatggaaaagagaaaTGTGTTGAAGAATAA
- the FAM161A gene encoding protein FAM161A isoform X2: protein MSRVNEQKHISHEDFVDFSDIYHSNEEYFRKLEELKAAHIETMAKLEKLYQNKLNLKEIQPPVTREETASVSSRSVSENSYHPVSLMTSISEPDLSQSSSLIVSSSEEELPSLEKKYSEKSSMMTYAKELINNMWTNFSVEDYIQFEDVNLPALEKQRKKPKEWVPRITVPEPFQMTVREQKKKEENMKSKSDIEMVHKLLKKQEEESECKKKFRANPVPAFVFLPLYHDIVKQNEMRRKAMKERNKEALLASQKPFKFVAREEQKQAVREKQLKDFFKSKKKTNRFKARPIPRSTYGSTLNDKLTEEALYKNIRAQQRTQDFLQNPSPLPYSPARRSFATRKSRGPEQAEKSKYKHRVRCQTADSEGLPERYQKHHSEQKCPKFLTVCEPSDLQAASHSSTKREKILADIEADEENLKETRWPYLSPRRKSPVRDTNTKPAPCSCNPPTPTVSSRGREQATRRSLEEKKMLEEERHRILTKQKQRMKELQKLLTIRAKAYDSHESLAQMSKSRIKALRKSEKERMREYRRELEEREEKLKNRPLLFERVAQKNARTAAEKHYSNTLKALGLSDEFVSKKGQSGKIFEYFSDQEMKNFTEDKESFNEEEKIEERENGEENYLTDTNSQDSCKETDEVNEENGKEKCVEE, encoded by the exons ATGTCTAGGGTGAATGAACAAAAACATATAAGCCATGAGGATTTTGTGGACTTTTCTGATATTTACCACTCTAATGAAGAGTATTTCAGGAAACTAGAAGAGCTGAAGGCAGCCCATATAGAAACTATGGCAAAGTTAGAGAAATTGTACcagaataaattaaatttaaaggaaATTCAGCCACCAGTCACCAGAGAAGAAACTGCTAGTGTCTCTTCCAG GTCTGTATCAGAGAACTCCTATCACCCTGTCTCATTAATGACATCAATTTCAGAACCTGATCTAAGTCAGTCTTCCTCCTTGATTGTGTCTTCCTCTGAAGAAGAGTTGCCCAGCTTAGAAAAAAAGTATTCTGAGAAAAGCAGTATGATGACCTATGCTAAGGAGCTCATCAACAACATGTGGACAAACTTCAGTGTAGAAGATTATATCCAGTTTGAAGATGTCAACCTGCCAGcacttgaaaaacaaagaaagaaaccgAAAGAATGGGTGCCAAGGATTACAGTACCCGAGCCTTTTCAAATGACAGTTAGagagcagaagaaaaaagaagagaacatgAAATCGAAATCAGATATTGAAATGGTACACAAACTGCTCAAGAAGCAAGAAGAGGAGTCAGAGTGTAAGAAAAAATTTCGAGCCAACCCAGTTCCTGCGTTTGTCTTTCTCCCCCTTTATCATGATATAGTCAAGCAAAATGAGATGCGGAGGAAGGCTATGAAGGAGAGAAACAAAGAAGCTCTTTTGGCCTCTCAAAAGCCCTTTAAGTTTGTTGCAAGGGAGGAACAGAAGCAAGCAGTTCGGGAAAAGCAGCTGAAAGACTTTTTTAagtctaaaaagaaaacaaatcgtTTTAAAGCCAGACCTATACCTCGCTCTACTTATGGTTCAACACTCAATGACAAGTTAACAGAAGAAGCACTCTATAAAAACATTAGGGCGCAGCAGAGAACTCAAGACTTTTTACAGAATCCATCCCCTCTGCCTTACAGTCCGGCTCGCAGGAGTTTTGCTACAAGGAAGTCCAGGGGTCCTGAacaggctgagaagtccaagtaCAAACACAGGGTTAGGTGCCAGACTGCTGATTCTGAAGGCCTACCTGAGAGGTATCAGAAACACCACTCAGAACAGAAGTGTCCCAAATTCCTGACAGTCTGTGAACCATCTGACCTTCAGGCAGCCTCACATTCATCcactaaaagagagaaaattttggCAGACATTGAAGCAGATgaagagaatttaaaagaaacacgTTGGCCTTATCTGTCTCCAAGGCGCAAGTCACCAGTAAGGGATACAAACACAAAGCCTGCACCTTGTAGCTGCAACCCTCCAACGCCCACGGTGTCCTCCCGAGGAAGAGAGCAAGCCACAAG GAGATCActtgaggaaaagaaaatgttggaAGAAGAGAGACATCGGATCTTAACTAAGCAGAAGCAAAGAATGAAAGAATTGCAGAAACTCCTGACAATCCGGGCTAAGGCTTATGACTCACACGAGAGTTTAGCTCAGATGTCTAAATCCAGAATAAAAGCTCTCAG AAAGAGTGAAAAGGAAAGGATGAGAGAATACCGACGAGAactagaagaaagagaagaaaaattaaaaaacaggccGCTGCTATTTGAAAGAGTTGCTCAG AAAAATGCAAGAACGGCAGCAGAAAAGCATTATTCTAACACTTTAAAAGCACTAGGACTATCTGATGAGTTTGTTTCAAAGAAAGGCCAAAGTGGAAAAATATTTGAGTACTTCAGCGATCAAGAGATGAAAAATTTCACAGAAGATAAAGAAAG ctttaatgaagaagaaaaaatagaagaaagagagaatgggGAAGAAAATTATCTTACTGATACCAACAGCCAAGATTCTTGCAAGGAAACAGATGAAGTCAATgaagagaatggaaaagagaaaTGTGTTGAAGAATAA